The following are encoded together in the Flammeovirga agarivorans genome:
- a CDS encoding tetratricopeptide repeat protein: MKIDYYEILGIEKGADKRQIKKAYLSLAKRYHPDVNGNNESFEEKFKQINEAYDTLINESKRFRYDYGIQQEDLYTTENTSAQEENRYSEERNKQREEIKEDLEQEKAKDKKSKKKWMPLMVAGYAAVMIGIVSFFVQRQSKLAASTYENAKINLEEMHLDQAMLDVKELTELDAHDQADIITAGIYVSKRQANRAIDYLEPNLHKFKEDNQLLSDAYYYLGRAYFLRRLENKATDYLEKSLEYSSNPNAVYFWLGKSLGDLKMDFAKAGDFYEKAINNENYKERAVLEAGIAYQNNQQYELAKDMFMQLVNHPTYKKEVNYYLGWHYFLYKKDRDKACIFWETAAKQGNPEARYQYSRTCGRIGN; the protein is encoded by the coding sequence ATGAAAATAGATTACTACGAAATTCTAGGAATAGAAAAAGGGGCTGACAAACGACAGATTAAGAAGGCTTACTTAAGCCTTGCCAAAAGATACCATCCTGATGTAAATGGAAATAACGAAAGCTTTGAAGAGAAATTCAAGCAAATCAATGAAGCATATGATACGTTGATCAACGAAAGCAAAAGATTTCGTTACGATTATGGTATACAACAAGAAGACCTATATACTACTGAAAACACTTCAGCTCAAGAAGAAAACCGTTATTCAGAGGAACGCAATAAACAGAGAGAAGAAATAAAAGAAGATCTTGAGCAAGAAAAAGCTAAAGACAAAAAGAGCAAAAAGAAATGGATGCCATTAATGGTAGCGGGTTACGCTGCGGTAATGATTGGAATTGTGTCTTTTTTCGTCCAACGCCAGAGTAAACTGGCAGCGTCTACGTATGAAAACGCAAAAATAAACCTTGAAGAAATGCATCTTGACCAAGCTATGCTCGATGTAAAAGAGCTAACAGAGTTAGATGCACATGATCAAGCAGATATTATTACAGCAGGCATTTATGTCTCAAAAAGACAAGCAAATAGAGCAATAGATTACCTGGAACCTAACTTACATAAATTCAAAGAAGACAATCAATTACTTTCAGATGCTTATTACTATTTAGGCAGAGCATATTTTCTAAGAAGACTAGAAAATAAAGCAACGGATTATCTCGAAAAATCTCTAGAATATTCATCAAATCCTAATGCAGTTTACTTTTGGTTGGGGAAATCACTAGGCGATTTAAAAATGGATTTTGCTAAGGCAGGTGATTTTTATGAAAAAGCTATCAATAATGAAAATTATAAAGAAAGAGCTGTTTTAGAGGCTGGTATCGCTTATCAGAATAATCAACAATATGAACTTGCCAAAGATATGTTTATGCAGTTGGTAAATCACCCTACTTATAAAAAAGAAGTAAACTATTATTTGGGCTGGCATTATTTCCTCTACAAAAAGGACAGAGATAAGGCTTGTATCTTTTGGGAAACGGCCGCAAAACAAGGCAATCCCGAGGCTAGATATCAATACAGTAGAACTTGTGGAAGGATAGGGAATTAA
- a CDS encoding (Fe-S)-binding protein: MIQIVQQLLFVAAIGLTGYLVTKRARFIYRNIQLGKKDIEVQGDKNKRLANMFRLAFGQQKMFDRPVVGIMHFAVYAGFLLINIEVLEIVIDGLTGQHRIFSNVIPSGVYHFLGSFFEVMALLVTVSCFIFLIRRNALRIPRFHMDEMKGWPYRDANYILYAEIILMTMLFSMNATDAVLQTLGNEHYPPVGTFAVSQFFVPIFAGLSETALVAIERTAWWVHILGIFAFAVYVTYSKHLHIFLAFPNTFFAKMEPKGQMSNMDSVTNEVKIMLGMPVDNTDAGESDEMPTFGAKDVQDLSWRNVMNAYSCTECGRCTSQCPANITGKKLSPRKVMMDVRDRAEEIGKNIDANGGTFQDDGKSLYGDFISKEELMACTSCNACAEACPINIDPLGIILDMRRYVAMEESGTPQEWNMVFQNIENNQAPWAFAASDRFKWGEELRTQEIKKTKTEEQDA, from the coding sequence ATGATACAGATTGTGCAACAACTACTCTTTGTGGCTGCAATCGGTTTAACAGGGTATCTTGTAACCAAAAGAGCTAGATTCATTTATAGAAATATACAACTTGGAAAAAAAGACATAGAAGTACAAGGAGACAAAAACAAACGACTAGCAAACATGTTCAGATTAGCATTTGGACAACAAAAAATGTTTGATCGTCCGGTGGTTGGCATCATGCACTTTGCAGTTTATGCAGGGTTTCTTCTTATCAATATCGAAGTTTTAGAGATAGTAATTGATGGCTTAACAGGTCAACACCGAATTTTTTCAAATGTTATTCCTTCAGGAGTTTATCATTTCCTTGGTAGCTTTTTTGAAGTTATGGCCTTATTGGTAACAGTTTCTTGTTTTATCTTTTTAATAAGACGTAATGCATTAAGAATCCCAAGATTTCACATGGACGAGATGAAAGGATGGCCCTATAGAGACGCCAACTACATCTTATATGCGGAAATAATTCTAATGACAATGCTTTTCTCAATGAATGCTACAGATGCAGTATTGCAAACACTAGGAAATGAGCACTACCCTCCTGTAGGTACTTTCGCTGTATCACAATTCTTTGTTCCCATTTTTGCAGGTTTATCAGAAACAGCTTTAGTAGCGATTGAACGTACAGCGTGGTGGGTACATATCTTAGGTATTTTTGCTTTTGCAGTATATGTCACATACTCTAAACACCTTCATATCTTCTTGGCCTTCCCGAATACATTTTTTGCTAAGATGGAACCTAAAGGACAAATGAGCAACATGGATTCTGTTACCAATGAAGTAAAGATCATGCTTGGTATGCCGGTAGATAACACTGATGCTGGAGAATCTGATGAAATGCCCACTTTTGGTGCAAAAGACGTTCAGGATCTTTCATGGAGGAATGTAATGAATGCCTATTCTTGTACAGAATGTGGTCGTTGTACATCACAGTGTCCTGCAAATATTACTGGCAAAAAATTATCTCCAAGGAAGGTGATGATGGACGTTAGAGACAGAGCAGAAGAAATTGGTAAAAACATCGATGCCAATGGCGGAACTTTCCAAGATGACGGAAAATCGTTATACGGAGACTTTATTTCCAAAGAAGAATTAATGGCTTGTACATCATGTAATGCATGTGCTGAAGCCTGCCCTATCAATATAGATCCCCTTGGAATTATCTTAGACATGAGAAGATATGTCGCTATGGAGGAATCTGGAACACCACAAGAATGGAATATGGTCTTCCAAAACATTGAGAATAACCAAGCTCCTTGGGCATTTGCTGCTAGTGACCGTTTTAAATGGGGAGAAGAACTACGTACGCAAGAAATCAAGAAAACAAAAACTGAAGAACAAGACGCATAA
- the secG gene encoding preprotein translocase subunit SecG, translated as MMYFFIILILIIAVLLTLLVLAQDSKGGGFTGDMGAASSSMMGARRASTWIENATWVLAISLFVLSIGVNIFIPKDNSANIQTSNSIENAADMPVPTTLPETPEEAPAETPAE; from the coding sequence ATGATGTACTTTTTTATAATCCTAATCCTTATCATCGCAGTGCTTCTTACTTTATTAGTATTAGCACAAGATTCTAAGGGTGGTGGATTTACAGGTGATATGGGCGCTGCTAGTAGCTCAATGATGGGTGCGAGAAGAGCATCAACTTGGATTGAAAACGCAACTTGGGTGTTGGCTATTTCATTATTTGTATTGTCAATTGGTGTAAACATTTTTATTCCAAAAGACAACTCTGCAAATATCCAGACATCAAACAGTATCGAGAACGCAGCTGATATGCCTGTTCCAACTACTCTTCCTGAAACTCCTGAGGAAGCACCAGCAGAAACTCCTGCTGAATAA
- the lptE gene encoding LPS assembly lipoprotein LptE codes for MNNIKFSYKYLIICFLAISACTGVKFTFSGVNIDPRIKTFSIEPYTNEASDGPATMAFQFTDDLTQYILRNTSLLPAPQGQKGDIEFSGAITGYRVTPVSPGGGESQQTQQQRLTITVKTNFINNYDDEKSFDQGFSFFYDFPGNQTVQQVETEAIDVIFEQIIYDTFQKALADW; via the coding sequence ATGAATAACATAAAATTCAGTTATAAATATTTAATCATCTGTTTTTTAGCAATATCCGCTTGTACAGGTGTGAAATTCACATTCTCAGGTGTCAATATAGACCCTAGGATCAAAACTTTTTCTATTGAGCCCTACACAAATGAGGCTTCTGATGGCCCTGCAACCATGGCCTTTCAGTTTACTGATGACTTAACGCAGTATATTCTAAGAAACACAAGTTTATTACCTGCCCCTCAAGGTCAAAAAGGCGACATTGAATTTAGTGGAGCCATAACAGGTTATAGAGTCACCCCTGTATCTCCTGGTGGTGGCGAGAGTCAGCAAACGCAACAACAACGTTTAACGATCACTGTAAAAACCAATTTTATCAACAACTATGATGATGAAAAAAGTTTTGACCAAGGATTCTCATTTTTCTATGACTTCCCAGGTAACCAAACCGTTCAACAGGTCGAAACAGAGGCAATTGACGTGATTTTCGAGCAAATTATCTACGATACTTTCCAAAAAGCACTAGCAGATTGGTAA
- a CDS encoding sigma 54-interacting transcriptional regulator yields MENRELLSIKQRFGIIGNAPSLNHAIQVAAQVAATDLTVMITGESGSGKESFSKIIHQLSARKHGKFIAINCGAIPEGTIDSELFGHEKGSFTGANETRKGYFEVTDGGTIFLDEIGEMPVETQARLLRVLENKEFIRVGSSKVLKTDVRVVAATNVNLLKNVQKGKFREDLYYRLNTVPIQVPPLRERGNDIELLFRKFATDFAEQYHVQPLSLTPEAKHVLINFPFPGNIRQLKNLAEQMSALELNRLVTLETMQKYLPHATSNKLRVLENEDQGLNERDILYKVLFDMRQDMNDLKKIVLQLAQGKTNANTVIQENPKLFSSVIDEHKTSSTTVPMSGETGLTVRPNTTSVKYTPPTPPTQEQPIIITNDDEYSENTYDIDNMVEVKEEEESLSIEKKEKELIIKALQKNNNKRKYAAQDLGISERTLYRKIKQYELDE; encoded by the coding sequence ATGGAGAATAGAGAATTATTATCAATAAAACAAAGATTTGGTATTATAGGAAACGCACCTAGTTTAAATCATGCGATTCAAGTAGCAGCTCAAGTAGCAGCCACTGATTTGACTGTAATGATTACAGGTGAAAGTGGTTCCGGTAAAGAATCTTTTTCAAAAATAATACATCAATTAAGTGCCCGAAAACATGGTAAATTCATCGCTATTAACTGTGGTGCAATTCCTGAGGGAACAATAGACTCTGAGCTTTTTGGTCATGAAAAAGGCTCATTTACAGGTGCAAATGAAACTAGAAAAGGATATTTTGAGGTAACAGATGGCGGAACAATTTTCCTAGATGAGATTGGTGAGATGCCTGTGGAAACTCAAGCTAGACTTTTAAGGGTTCTCGAAAATAAAGAATTTATTAGAGTTGGATCTTCTAAAGTATTAAAAACGGATGTAAGGGTCGTTGCTGCGACCAATGTAAATCTTCTTAAAAACGTCCAAAAAGGAAAATTTAGAGAAGACCTCTACTACCGTTTAAATACTGTACCTATACAAGTTCCTCCTTTAAGAGAAAGAGGTAATGACATTGAACTTTTATTCAGAAAATTTGCTACAGATTTTGCTGAACAATACCACGTTCAACCTTTATCGCTTACTCCAGAAGCAAAACACGTACTTATCAATTTCCCTTTCCCCGGAAATATTCGACAGCTCAAGAATTTGGCAGAACAAATGTCTGCACTTGAGTTAAACCGTCTTGTTACTCTAGAGACGATGCAGAAATATCTCCCTCATGCTACTAGTAATAAACTTAGAGTTTTAGAGAATGAAGATCAGGGATTAAATGAAAGAGATATTTTATACAAGGTTTTATTCGACATGCGACAGGACATGAATGATTTGAAAAAAATTGTTCTTCAGTTAGCACAAGGTAAAACTAATGCGAATACGGTCATTCAAGAAAATCCTAAATTATTTAGTAGTGTAATTGATGAACACAAAACATCATCAACTACAGTACCTATGTCAGGTGAAACAGGTTTAACGGTAAGACCTAATACCACCTCTGTGAAATATACCCCTCCAACTCCTCCTACACAAGAACAACCAATTATTATAACAAATGATGATGAGTATTCTGAAAATACTTACGACATCGATAATATGGTTGAGGTAAAAGAAGAAGAGGAATCACTTTCAATTGAGAAGAAAGAGAAAGAATTGATCATTAAAGCACTTCAGAAGAACAACAACAAAAGAAAGTACGCTGCACAAGATCTTGGGATTTCAGAGAGGACACTTTATAGAAAAATCAAACAATACGAACTTGATGAATAA
- the pepE gene encoding dipeptidase PepE, whose protein sequence is MNQRNLLIVSTSTVHGKGYLAYCEDAIKSFFDGIEEVIFIPFARPGGISHDEYTSVAKTKFNELGFKMRGLHEFDNPKKALEEAKAIFTGGGNTFVLLDQLINQGLIDVIQSKVSEGLRYMGTSAGSNITGLTINTTNDMPIVHPKTLNALALVPFNLNPHYLDPDPNSKHMGETRETRIKEFHAYNDQIVVGLREGSWLHVSGNKITLEGPLSARIFEKDKTPYELQPSDDFTFLMEQ, encoded by the coding sequence ATGAATCAAAGAAATTTATTGATTGTTAGTACTTCTACCGTTCATGGTAAAGGCTATTTAGCTTATTGTGAAGATGCTATCAAATCATTTTTTGATGGAATTGAAGAAGTTATCTTTATTCCATTTGCCCGTCCTGGAGGTATTTCTCATGACGAATATACCAGCGTTGCTAAAACCAAATTTAATGAGTTAGGATTCAAAATGCGTGGTTTACATGAATTTGATAATCCTAAAAAGGCATTAGAAGAAGCTAAAGCCATTTTCACTGGGGGAGGCAACACTTTTGTCCTACTTGATCAACTTATTAATCAGGGCCTTATCGATGTTATCCAATCTAAAGTAAGTGAAGGATTACGTTATATGGGAACAAGTGCAGGTTCAAATATCACAGGTCTTACAATTAATACGACCAATGATATGCCTATTGTTCATCCAAAAACGCTAAATGCACTAGCTCTAGTACCTTTCAATTTAAATCCCCATTATTTGGATCCTGATCCAAATTCTAAACATATGGGTGAAACAAGAGAAACGAGAATCAAAGAATTCCATGCTTACAATGACCAGATAGTTGTAGGTCTAAGAGAGGGGTCTTGGCTTCATGTTTCTGGAAATAAAATAACGTTAGAAGGGCCTCTTTCTGCTAGAATTTTCGAAAAAGATAAAACTCCATACGAACTGCAACCATCTGATGATTTCACATTTCTAATGGAACAATAA
- a CDS encoding (Fe-S)-binding protein, translated as MAENNFLKVPTMAEMVEQGKHPEVLFWVGCAGSYDDRYKRVITAFVKILNEVDVNFAVLGPEESCTGDPARRAGNEFLFQMQAMQNIEVLNAYEIKKIVTACPHCFNTIKNEYPALGGDYEVLHHSQFLQSLIDEGRLTLEDGNAYKGKKVTFHDSCYLGRSNNVYQAPRSVIEALDADLVEMKRCKTNGLCCGAGGSQMFKEPESGNKDINIERTEEALKTDAKVVAVGCPFCMTMLSDGIKNKEKEKEVQVMDIAELVASSKGL; from the coding sequence ATGGCTGAAAATAATTTTCTAAAAGTGCCTACTATGGCCGAAATGGTAGAACAAGGCAAGCACCCTGAGGTTTTATTTTGGGTAGGTTGTGCTGGTTCTTATGATGATAGATATAAAAGAGTGATTACAGCTTTTGTAAAAATATTAAATGAGGTAGATGTTAACTTTGCTGTATTAGGACCTGAAGAAAGTTGTACAGGAGATCCAGCAAGAAGAGCAGGAAATGAATTCTTATTTCAAATGCAAGCAATGCAAAATATTGAGGTATTAAATGCTTATGAAATAAAGAAAATCGTTACTGCTTGTCCACACTGCTTCAATACGATAAAAAATGAATATCCAGCCTTAGGGGGAGATTACGAAGTATTGCATCACTCTCAGTTTTTGCAATCTTTAATTGATGAAGGACGTTTAACATTGGAAGACGGCAATGCTTATAAGGGCAAAAAAGTTACCTTCCATGATTCATGTTATTTAGGCAGATCAAACAATGTATATCAGGCTCCAAGAAGTGTAATTGAAGCATTGGATGCTGACCTTGTTGAGATGAAACGTTGCAAAACAAATGGCCTTTGCTGTGGTGCTGGCGGATCTCAAATGTTCAAAGAACCTGAGTCTGGAAATAAAGATATCAATATCGAACGTACCGAAGAAGCACTAAAAACTGATGCAAAAGTTGTAGCAGTAGGCTGTCCATTCTGTATGACAATGCTGAGTGACGGCATAAAAAATAAAGAGAAAGAAAAAGAAGTTCAGGTAATGGATATTGCCGAGCTTGTTGCTTCTTCAAAAGGGCTTTAA